In Zingiber officinale cultivar Zhangliang chromosome 1A, Zo_v1.1, whole genome shotgun sequence, the DNA window TTATGCGCTAGCTTGTCATCAGCATGTAAGAGCCTTACATATCATCATTTAGGATCTAACATGGGACTATTACAAATGAGCACTCTCAGACATAGATTCACATGTTACAACCACTAATTTATGTGAAAAGAATGATGACTATTTACGTGGCTAGCAAATTGTTATTGTGATCCATTACTCCTGAGCATTGCCTTCTTATTGAGCTTGGCTTCCTGTgataacttcagaaattttcttttCTACTAGATTTTGAATTGTCTGATGCCCAGCTAGAGCATGCTGTCGCCATTGAACGTCTTGCACCTGAATTTTCTGATATGAGAAGTGAGATTTGCCCTCGTCAAATGAGTGAAGAGTCTTTCTGGAAGATTTATTTTGTACTTCTTCAATCCAGACTTAATAGCAAGGATGCTGAACTCCTCTCTACTCCTCAGGTAATCTTGTTACTTCTTTTTTGCCTGATTTTTGTTTTGCAATTCTCACTTTTATGGTTAGACTATGAATGCAAATAAATTGATTGGGATTAGAGTATATGTATGTGAGCTGCAAGCTTGTAATCCCATTTATTTGAATACAATATATTAAATCTACTTTCTAACTAAATGAGATTATATTTGGAAGAGTTAAATAGAGTTAAAATTGAATATGGAAATGTAATttcaataaaagaaaaaaagagaggAGATAATTAAGATGAACGCAGATTAAATTTCTCAGAATAAAAGTTTTACACATCTTCGATGTATTATTCAATTTGGAGATATCGATGCAGATATAGAGTAATTGATTGAAATGAGAGGAGATTCAGAAGTTTTTGTATGATCATCATGTACTTTTTAGGCTAAAATAAAAGTATAAAATTGCAATGGGACTCATATTTTACCTATCAAGTGTTGGGCAATTAGGAAACAACAATATAAACATTTAATGTAGCATATATATGTTACTGAAAAGGATCAaatctaaagaaaaaaaaaatgatttgggAGCAATGAGTTGTAGCTTCTGTTGATGATAAATTGAGCGAGAATAAACTTAGATGATATAAGCATGTTCAAagattatttttatattctataGTTGCACAAGCAAAATCAATTAGAATTGAAGGTTTAGGAGCAAAAGGACACCAAAGAAAATTTCTGTTAACAGAACTAAATGTGATTTAGAAGATTTGATTATTACTAACAATAAAAACTTGCAAAGAGTTACCATGGTGATGTTTAGATCATGTTCTTGATTacttattaatttgatttgatataATGTCATTGAATATGCTTTCATGTTACATGTAGATTTCTTTATACAAACCCTTATTTTTGCTATATTGTTAAAATCGAAGCTATGATTGATCTCATCTAGGATTCTgattttaacaattttttttgtatCCTCATCTTGAATGTCTCTCTACCTATTGATCTGTATCTTTGGAAGTTATTATCCTTGAAGTACTTTAAGCTTCCACTCATATGTTGTTCAATAGTAGCTTGAACATATGCCAGCCAATTGAAGCCTTTTAGGTATAAAATATCCAAAGGAGATGCCAGCAAACGCTTTAGCTAATGGCATCTCCTCATTCTATGTTATTGCTTACTTTCTTTTCTGCTTGTCCTAGTATATTTCCATTTATATTTTGCTGCACTTGTTTTTGGGCTTGCTTATCGCTTAGCCATTGGCAACGCAACAGAGTCTGAAGTGAATGGATTCCTTGAGATGTGAATACATAAATAACAAGTACCGACTGCTTTGAAACAACAACAATACATGTGTGTTAAATGCAGGATTTGTTACTTCATTTGGTATGCTTAATTATGCTCATCATCTTTTCACTTCCCAGATTGTGGAAGCCAGAGCTGCACTTTTACAGGAACTTCCTAGCCAGAGAAAACCAGGATCTGAAAGGTTGGGAGGAGAAGCATCTTTTAACAAAGATGATGGTGCAGCAATTCCTCTCAAAGAAAATGTCACAGCACCAACAAGCACTGCTAGTGTAACCATACCACCCAATACagtttcatatgatgaatcagTTTCTGAGTCTATCAAAGATATTGAAGCTGAAAAACATTCCACCAAATCGATATCCTCTGATTCGACTGAAGAGGTTGAGACTGAAAAGCATCCCGTCCTAATTGAAGCCTCTGGCTCTATGGAAGATGCTGAAACTGAGAAGCATCCTGTCCCAGCAACTGAGGTGAAAATTATTGATAAATCAGTCACTGAAGAAGAGCCAGCAAATGGAACTAAGATTAAAGATATAACAACTGAAACATCAAAAAGCTCTGTTCAGACAAATGAAGAAGACGGCGACGGATGGTTAGAGGATGACATCGGTGAAGCAAACACCACAAGGGGTGCCACTGTTCCTTTGGGACAGGAAGAGGATGTCTCTTTTAGTGATCTGGAAGTGGACGACGATGATGATCAGGGCCCAACTATAAGCTCCAAAACCATTCCAGTTGATTCACAAGCAAAAGTTTCTAGAGCTTCAGCTACAGGTGACCAGTCCACTGGTTCGGAGATGAAAGAATCCAATGATTGGCTTGATCTTGAAGACTTTGATGTGGAATGATGAGCTGACCTTTGTTGCCCCCCGTGCCTTTCATGCAtcaattcttcttctaaacacaAGATCTATCTCTCATCCACACTAAAGTATGTTCGTGGTATTCCAGTGTAATGTACATATGGATATGGTGCTGCTATATTTGCCGCACGCTGTGTCGTTGTGGAACTCACATTTCTCAAGTTTGTTGTGGACTCGCGGTATAACTTGTCTTGTTTGACTTTTTCAAACGAgtcttatttaaaaaacattgtaGTAACCCAGGAAGATCCATGTCATGCTTCAGGTAGTGTTTTGAGAAAGACCGGTTTAGGTCCTTCCTGACAGTGAGGGGCATGTCAACATTCGCCCTACCTTTaagagtttattttttaaaaaaatcaattctgataaaaaaaaatgtatgtAAAAGTGGAACAACAAGCTTTAGTGTTATTTAAGAGTAACTTTATTCGATCCCATTAGCTGGACCAGGTCTATAATTCTATTTGTAGAGTCGtacagtttttttttaaaaaaaaaaatcctttcgaAAATAAGAGAAGAAATACAAAGTAAACAGAAGGAATTAGTAGCGGGTTTTTTTTAGTTGGGAGGCATCATAACTGAGTCTTGAAATTTTTTGGGAACCATAATTAGAAGTCTAACCACTGCATCTTAGCCAGGGGCGAATTTAGTAGCAAACAGTTAAAGGCGGTCTCTTTGCACGAAATCATGATGACTCGCcttcttttaaaacatgcatgCCTCCTTCCTTTCTTAGCTTTCTTTGATTATGCTCGTGCATTGTGCTTTTACAATTGTCTGCTAACCGCTCTCTCTCATGCCTTCCTGCTCTTTCCTGAGCTCCGGCTGCGTCTCCTTCCTCGGCCTCTGCGGCTGCTCGGGAGCCAAGTCCCCAACGAGGCGGCGGCCGGCGCCGGCCCGCCGCGGACTTGACCGAGCGGCGTCGTGGGTCGGCAACATCCTCACCGCCGCCTTCTTCGCCTCGATGGAGCGCTGCTCGTGCATCAACATCGCCACAGAGGGCGACGACGACGTGCCACTTATGCAGCTCGACGACGGCAACGTCGACGTGGCGGAGGAAGGTGATCGGGGAGGGTTGCggaggaggaagaaagggagaggaGTTGAGGGATGCTGAGACGGATGGTTGTATGATCTTAGTATGCGTTTTGATTTTGTTCatgttgtttgtttgtattcatGCCATTAATTCCCCAAAATTCAGTTATGAGTTTCCTTCACATTATtaattttttctctcatttttttttttaaaaaaataaaactattgcCAAACAATCGATTCAACTCATATTAGTTTCTgcatttttctttcttcattCAATATAAAACTCTGATTTTCTCAAACCAGAGACTTAAACCATCTAACTGTTCTCCACAAATTAAAGTTCCAATAGAAAGCAATTAATTGCAACACACAAGAACATTCGATCCGTTAATCTTATTCCAACCACACCAACGTCACAAACCACGATTCAATCATCGATAGATGATCGATAAATACCACGAGAATGAAAGAAGAGCACAAGAAAGAAACACAATTCCATCCGTTCACTGAATTTAGCTAGCGGAAGGCCGATCAGAGTTCGGCCGCTCTTTGCCGCCGTGACCTTCGGCGGCGGCGCCGCCACCGGAAGGCTGAGGGCTCAGCTTGACGCCGGGCCAGTCCCGACACATGCAGTGCTCCCCCTCCCTGATCCGCTGGTAGATGGAGGCGGCGTGACGGCCGCAGCCTTCCCACCCGCTCTTCCCGCACTGGGCGCACTTCACCTCGTAGCACATCCCGATCGCTATGGCCGGCGATGGGCGAGAAGCCACGAGGTATTTATAGCGATCCTTCGGACCAGTGCAATTCCAAAATCACGAATTAATAACGTACAAGGAACGTTATCCTCGTCGTCGTATGCTTCCCAAGGCGGATTTAGAGAAGCGGTAGCATATGTTTGAACGATTGCGAGGCTGGCCAAAGAATATCATTAATTAACCCATCTGCAGCTTTGATTTTTACATGTTTTTCTTATACCTGTTATTTAAATATTACAATCCGGTTAATCCTATGCTAAACGGTCCGACCTCACATTCTAGTGTGTCATCCCAACTTCACTAGTAACACTATAAAAAATTTATCATTTAGCGACAGGAAATTTTCATCGCTATTCTGTCACTATCGTCAAATAGCGACGGCATCTGTATTGTAGCTTAGCTACCCGTCGCTGACATTTCTGACGATGGATATTAAATATCCGCAGCAATGTATAATTTACTTTCTATCGTAATTAATCGAAGTGGAATGAAATTTCCGCTCAACAATTAGCGATAGAAAGTCAATTTTCCGTCGCTAATAGTGACGGAAAAGTAAACTTCTGTTGCTAATAACCGAAGCGGACTGGAATTTCTGCTCGACTAGTGACAAAAAGTTAATTATCCGTCTCTCATAGCAACAAAAAGTCACTTATCCGTCACTAATAgcaacaaaaattttaatttttctcacTAATCTTCCCAACGAATTAACAGTACCTCCTcattttttctattttccttatTTACATTCAAATATAAGCTACTACAATTATCACAAGATAGTTTTCCCAATAAACTCATAACACATTACAATAAAACTCACAACAATATTATAACAAAACAAACTTACAATAATATTACAACATAACAATTCATATGAACAAAAATGAACATAGATAGACATATAATATTAAATCCAAGCACAGGTCCAAATCtaataaatataaattcataTTATATCAAAAAAGTTACTGAAACAAAATCATCCAATACACTACATCCTAATTTAAATCAAGAATAAAATTAGATTGAATCCCGCATAAAATATCATTTGATAAGTTGTGA includes these proteins:
- the LOC122038768 gene encoding uncharacterized protein LOC122038768 yields the protein MSWWGRSLVDSIRAAAAVVDDDDNEEEEQPMEIAGRAEQSDVGSQSGAQEVEEDEEQDNRGVKEDFSELTKTLTRQFWGVASFLAPAPASLGPDDASDPTAGGLRDDGTPVVEALDSPRIAGIRNDFAEISGKFRSGISSVLSHTKTVSEISKIASSILPFGLEEEREDDEDLLDAIGINEEVLAFARNVSMHPETWLDFPLPHGEEDSKDFELSDAQLEHAVAIERLAPEFSDMRSEICPRQMSEESFWKIYFVLLQSRLNSKDAELLSTPQIVEARAALLQELPSQRKPGSERLGGEASFNKDDGAAIPLKENVTAPTSTASVTIPPNTVSYDESVSESIKDIEAEKHSTKSISSDSTEEVETEKHPVLIEASGSMEDAETEKHPVPATEVKIIDKSVTEEEPANGTKIKDITTETSKSSVQTNEEDGDGWLEDDIGEANTTRGATVPLGQEEDVSFSDLEVDDDDDQGPTISSKTIPVDSQAKVSRASATGDQSTGSEMKESNDWLDLEDFDVE